A window of the Enterobacteriaceae bacterium 4M9 genome harbors these coding sequences:
- a CDS encoding lipopolysaccharide 1,2-glucosyltransferase codes for MDNIIKFIVSNEYVSAQPGEEVHDVIYSIDKNFLLGAAVSAISILINSKEKFNFHFFTDFINDDYLNKFNELAKKFKTNVYIYMVDNASFAHFPVRAKWTVATYYRFIAFHYLANVKNRSKALYLDADVVCKNSPDALFDIPLDGKYAAVIPDLDTVQQKCEARLGLPGLAGNYFNAGVIYLNLNEWKANNLTDKSLAMIGDKNVEYSFLDQDILNILFCGNSVLLPGKYNQIYDAAHHFGARTLHEAHQTITDETVFIHYTSNSKPWLQWMRYPSSHWFDLAFEQSPWHGSPLHDAHSVNLLKLRSKHEYRQKHYLRSLLTQVRYLYKKLTPGNPPRPF; via the coding sequence ATGGATAACATAATAAAGTTTATTGTCAGTAACGAGTACGTTAGCGCACAACCAGGTGAGGAAGTGCATGACGTTATTTACAGTATCGATAAAAACTTTTTGCTCGGTGCCGCTGTCTCCGCGATCTCCATTCTCATCAACAGCAAGGAAAAGTTTAACTTTCATTTCTTCACTGATTTTATTAATGATGACTATCTTAATAAATTTAATGAACTGGCGAAGAAATTTAAAACAAACGTCTATATCTACATGGTAGACAACGCCTCTTTTGCTCACTTCCCGGTCAGGGCAAAATGGACAGTGGCCACCTATTACCGATTTATCGCCTTTCATTATTTAGCGAACGTTAAAAACCGCAGTAAAGCGCTGTACCTCGATGCCGATGTGGTATGCAAAAACAGCCCTGACGCCCTCTTTGATATTCCTCTGGACGGAAAATATGCTGCCGTTATCCCGGATCTCGATACCGTGCAGCAAAAATGTGAAGCGCGGCTGGGGCTGCCAGGACTGGCTGGCAACTACTTTAACGCTGGCGTGATTTATTTGAATCTTAACGAGTGGAAAGCGAACAACCTGACAGACAAATCGCTGGCGATGATTGGCGATAAAAACGTGGAGTACAGCTTCCTGGACCAGGATATTCTCAACATTCTGTTCTGTGGCAACAGCGTTCTGCTTCCTGGTAAATACAACCAAATTTATGATGCCGCTCATCACTTTGGTGCCAGAACCCTTCACGAAGCGCACCAGACCATAACGGATGAAACCGTCTTTATCCATTACACCAGCAATTCAAAGCCCTGGTTGCAGTGGATGAGATATCCCTCTTCTCACTGGTTTGATTTAGCTTTTGAGCAGTCGCCCTGGCACGGCTCGCCACTGCATGATGCGCACTCCGTGAATTTGCTCAAACTGCGCTCAAAACACGAGTACCGGCAAAAACACTATCTGCGCAGCTTGTTAACGCAGGTGAGATACTTATATAAAAAACTCACTCCGGGTAACCCCCCGCGTCCATTCTGA
- the mtfA gene encoding DgsA anti-repressor MtfA, with product MIKWPWKTQDTAPQTLIPWEEALAIPVLAPLSAHEQQHLVQMAERFLDSKRLVPLQGFELDNLKAARIALLFCLPVLELGLEWLDGFHEVLIYPAPFVVDDEWEDDIGLVHNQRVVQSGQSWQQGPIILNWLDVQDSFDASGFNLIVHEVAHKLDMRNGDRANGVPLIALREVAGWEHDLHAAMDNIQDEIDLVGENAASIDAYAATDPAECFAVLSEYFFSAPEFFAPRFPSLWQRFCQFYGQDPLQRQNESQETVH from the coding sequence ATGATTAAGTGGCCCTGGAAAACTCAAGATACTGCCCCACAAACGCTGATTCCCTGGGAAGAGGCGCTGGCGATCCCTGTTCTTGCGCCCTTATCCGCTCACGAACAGCAACACCTGGTGCAGATGGCGGAACGCTTTCTTGACAGCAAGCGCCTGGTGCCACTGCAGGGATTTGAACTTGATAATCTCAAGGCTGCGCGCATCGCCCTGCTCTTTTGCCTGCCGGTGCTGGAACTCGGGCTGGAGTGGCTCGACGGTTTTCACGAAGTGCTTATCTATCCGGCACCTTTTGTGGTGGACGATGAGTGGGAAGATGATATCGGGCTGGTGCATAACCAGCGCGTGGTGCAATCCGGGCAGAGCTGGCAACAGGGCCCAATTATTCTCAACTGGCTCGATGTGCAGGATTCCTTCGACGCCTCCGGCTTCAACCTCATTGTTCATGAAGTGGCACACAAATTGGATATGCGCAACGGCGACCGCGCTAACGGCGTGCCGCTGATTGCTCTACGAGAAGTGGCCGGTTGGGAACACGACCTGCACGCCGCGATGGACAACATTCAGGATGAAATCGATCTGGTAGGAGAAAACGCCGCCAGCATTGATGCCTACGCCGCCACCGACCCGGCGGAGTGTTTTGCCGTGCTGTCTGAATACTTTTTTAGTGCGCCGGAGTTTTTCGCACCACGCTTTCCATCGCTGTGGCAACGCTTCTGCCAGTTTTACGGTCAGGACCCGCTACAGCGCCAGAATGAAAGCCAGGAAACCGTGCACTAA
- a CDS encoding GntP family transporter codes for MSTSVLLLIALASIIILLLLVIKAKAHPFVALLIVSLLVAFTTGIPADKIVTTIEKGMGGLLGHIASIIILGSMLGVLIELSGGAESLAKTLTKSLGDKRTIAALTIVAFILGTPVFFEVGFIIIIPLIYGFSKVSHVSPLKFGLPMAGVMLAVHVALPTHPGAAAATNILHSDIGWVMLAGIGISMVVGVVGYFVARSMNKRNYHLSVQVLEQQQTADAPDAPKVSRQHLTPPSALTIGGLIVVPIALIVSGTLCQAFLAEGNPVRQVMTVIGTPPVALLISLGLASWLLGIRRGMSLKKLGENTGGAIPSSADVILVAGAGGAFGAVLVASGIGNALAHALETIHLPLMPAAFLLALVLRASQGSATVAILTTAGLLSEAVVGLSSAQLVLVTLSTCFGALGLSHVNDAGFWVVTRYLGLSVPDGLRTWTVLTTVMGIAGFVVTWALWFMV; via the coding sequence ATGTCGACGTCGGTGCTGTTACTTATTGCGCTTGCGAGCATTATTATTTTATTGCTTCTGGTGATAAAAGCGAAAGCGCATCCGTTTGTGGCATTATTGATTGTCAGCCTGTTGGTTGCTTTTACAACCGGTATTCCGGCTGACAAAATCGTCACGACAATTGAAAAGGGAATGGGTGGGCTATTAGGCCATATTGCCAGCATCATTATTTTAGGTTCGATGCTGGGTGTGCTAATTGAACTCTCCGGCGGGGCAGAGTCGCTCGCAAAAACGCTGACTAAATCGCTGGGAGATAAAAGAACCATCGCCGCACTAACGATTGTGGCTTTTATCCTCGGGACGCCAGTTTTCTTTGAAGTTGGCTTTATTATCATTATCCCGCTCATTTATGGCTTCAGTAAGGTTTCTCATGTTTCGCCGTTGAAGTTCGGCTTGCCAATGGCGGGCGTGATGCTGGCGGTGCATGTGGCGTTGCCAACCCACCCGGGTGCCGCCGCGGCGACCAATATCCTGCACAGCGACATCGGCTGGGTGATGCTGGCAGGTATCGGTATCTCCATGGTGGTTGGAGTGGTGGGCTATTTTGTCGCGCGCTCCATGAATAAAAGAAACTACCATCTGTCTGTGCAGGTACTGGAACAGCAGCAAACGGCCGACGCTCCGGACGCACCGAAGGTGTCGCGCCAGCACCTGACGCCGCCTTCAGCGTTGACTATTGGCGGGCTGATTGTGGTACCTATCGCGCTAATCGTATCAGGCACGCTGTGCCAGGCGTTTCTGGCTGAGGGTAACCCGGTGCGCCAGGTGATGACCGTGATTGGCACGCCGCCGGTTGCGCTCCTGATCTCTCTGGGGCTGGCAAGCTGGTTGCTGGGTATTCGTCGCGGCATGAGTCTGAAAAAGCTCGGTGAAAACACCGGCGGCGCTATTCCATCTTCGGCAGACGTTATTCTGGTGGCCGGTGCGGGCGGGGCATTCGGTGCCGTGCTGGTCGCGTCGGGCATTGGCAACGCGCTGGCGCATGCGCTGGAAACCATCCATTTACCGCTGATGCCTGCGGCGTTTTTGCTGGCGCTGGTGCTGAGGGCATCACAGGGTTCTGCAACGGTGGCGATTTTGACCACGGCGGGGCTACTTAGCGAGGCTGTTGTCGGTCTGTCATCGGCACAGCTGGTGCTGGTCACGCTTTCAACCTGCTTTGGTGCGCTTGGGTTGTCTCATGTGAATGACGCAGGCTTCTGGGTGGTGACCCGTTATCTGGGTTTATCCGTGCCGGATGGTTTAAGAACCTGGACCGTGCTGACAACGGTGATGGGTATTGCCGGGTTTGTTGTGACATGGGCGCTGTGGTTTATGGTTTAG
- a CDS encoding hydroxypyruvate isomerase family protein produces the protein MPKFAANLSMLFTELPFMERFNAAAQAGFEAVEFLFPYEYPLAHIKEQLEQNNLKLVLFNTPPGDVNAGEWGVAALPGKEALAREHIDMALEAACVLDCPQVHIMAGVVQPGMDQAECEKTLIENIRYAAPLFASQGKYVLLEALNPETKPGYLYRSQYQTLEMVKRINCPNVFTQLDFYHAQKVDGNLSKLITEFAGKYRHIQIASLPDRHEPDEGEINYSWIYDLLDKVGYSGWIGCEYIPRKDTLSGLKWFTQLNKHTRN, from the coding sequence ATGCCAAAATTCGCAGCAAATCTGTCCATGCTCTTTACCGAGCTTCCCTTCATGGAGCGCTTTAACGCTGCCGCCCAGGCGGGGTTTGAGGCCGTGGAGTTTCTGTTTCCTTATGAGTATCCGCTGGCGCACATTAAGGAGCAGCTTGAGCAAAATAATCTTAAGCTGGTGCTGTTTAACACCCCGCCCGGTGATGTGAATGCCGGAGAGTGGGGCGTGGCCGCGCTGCCAGGTAAAGAGGCGCTGGCCCGCGAGCATATCGACATGGCGCTGGAGGCGGCCTGCGTGCTGGACTGCCCGCAGGTGCATATTATGGCGGGCGTCGTGCAGCCAGGTATGGACCAGGCAGAGTGTGAAAAGACACTTATTGAAAATATTCGCTATGCCGCGCCGCTTTTTGCCAGTCAGGGGAAATACGTATTGCTTGAGGCGCTGAATCCCGAAACCAAACCGGGTTATTTATACCGCAGCCAGTACCAGACGCTGGAAATGGTAAAGCGTATCAATTGCCCGAATGTTTTTACTCAGCTTGATTTTTATCATGCACAAAAAGTAGATGGGAACTTAAGTAAACTTATTACTGAGTTTGCCGGGAAATACCGCCATATCCAGATTGCTTCGCTACCAGACAGACACGAGCCGGATGAAGGCGAGATTAATTATTCATGGATTTACGATCTGCTGGATAAAGTGGGTTACTCCGGTTGGATTGGTTGTGAGTATATTCCCCGTAAAGATACGCTTTCCGGGCTTAAGTGGTTCACACAGCTAAATAAACATACCCGCAATTAA
- a CDS encoding aldolase: MTEQQLREEMVRIGASLFERGYATGSAGNLSLVLPDGNILATPTGSCLGTLNAATLSVVTSDGEWISGDKPSKEIIFHRAVYQNKPGCGAIVHLHSHYLTALSCLEGLNSQNCIRPFTPYVVMRVGDVPVVPYYRPGDKRIAEDLAQLAPDYNAFLLANHGPVVTGSSLQEATNNTEELEETARLIFTLGERAIRYLTPAEVDELR; this comes from the coding sequence ATGACCGAACAACAACTGCGCGAGGAAATGGTGCGTATTGGTGCCTCACTTTTTGAGCGTGGCTACGCCACCGGCTCGGCGGGCAATCTCTCTTTAGTGTTGCCGGATGGCAATATTCTGGCGACGCCCACAGGCTCTTGCCTGGGCACACTTAATGCCGCAACACTTTCTGTGGTTACGTCCGACGGTGAGTGGATTTCGGGTGATAAGCCGTCCAAAGAGATTATTTTTCACCGCGCGGTGTACCAGAACAAACCCGGCTGTGGGGCGATTGTGCATCTTCACAGCCACTATTTAACGGCGCTTTCCTGCCTGGAAGGGCTTAACAGCCAGAACTGCATTCGCCCGTTTACGCCTTACGTGGTGATGCGCGTTGGGGATGTGCCTGTGGTGCCTTACTACCGCCCCGGTGATAAACGTATCGCTGAGGATCTGGCGCAGCTCGCACCCGATTACAACGCGTTCTTACTGGCAAACCACGGCCCGGTAGTGACCGGTAGCTCCTTACAGGAAGCGACCAACAACACCGAAGAACTGGAAGAAACCGCACGGTTGATTTTTACCCTGGGCGAGCGCGCGATTCGCTATCTCACCCCGGCTGAAGTTGACGAACTGAGATAA
- a CDS encoding four-carbon acid sugar kinase family protein yields the protein MQLGVIADDFTGATDIASFLVINGMSTVQLNGVPAKDTHIDSDAVVISLKSRSCPVETAVSDSLAALKWLQQQGCQQFYFKYCSTFDSTAQGNIGPVLDALLAELGESQTVISPALPVNGRTVYQGYLFVGETLLNESGMRNHPVTPMDDAHLGRLIERQASGKAGLIPFAVVNRGADAVRAQLQALKESDVRYVVLDALTEEHLVAQGAALAGMKLVSGGSGLAIGLARHWASRHPSREDSAQAGMPVAGQAVVLSGSCSVMTNVQVAAYQAVAPAKAVDVQACVEDVSGYAASLCEWVCANAGGVLAPMVYATAEPEVLKRIQAQFGRESSSIVEQLFAELAAGLKQRGFTRFIVAGGETSSIVAQTLEVEAFHIGPVISPGVPWVRDTRQALSLALKSGNFGDKDFFARAQQEFAV from the coding sequence ATGCAGCTTGGCGTTATTGCAGATGATTTTACGGGGGCGACCGATATTGCCAGCTTTCTGGTCATTAACGGTATGTCGACGGTGCAGCTTAACGGCGTACCGGCAAAAGATACGCACATTGACAGCGATGCGGTGGTTATCAGCCTCAAAAGCCGTTCCTGCCCGGTGGAAACAGCGGTAAGCGATTCGCTTGCCGCGCTGAAGTGGCTACAGCAGCAGGGCTGCCAGCAGTTTTATTTCAAGTATTGCTCCACCTTTGACAGCACGGCGCAGGGCAATATCGGCCCGGTGCTGGATGCGCTGCTGGCTGAACTCGGTGAAAGCCAGACGGTGATTTCGCCCGCGCTGCCGGTTAACGGGCGTACCGTTTACCAGGGCTACCTGTTTGTAGGCGAGACGCTGCTTAATGAGTCAGGCATGCGCAACCATCCCGTCACGCCAATGGATGATGCCCATCTTGGGCGGCTGATTGAGCGCCAGGCGAGCGGCAAAGCAGGGCTTATCCCGTTTGCTGTGGTGAACCGCGGTGCCGATGCCGTACGCGCGCAGTTGCAAGCGCTCAAAGAGAGCGATGTGCGCTACGTGGTGCTGGATGCACTGACGGAAGAACATCTGGTCGCGCAGGGCGCGGCGCTTGCAGGCATGAAGCTGGTGTCGGGTGGGTCCGGGCTGGCGATTGGGCTGGCGCGCCACTGGGCTTCGCGCCATCCGTCTCGTGAAGACAGCGCGCAGGCGGGCATGCCGGTTGCCGGGCAAGCGGTGGTGCTCTCTGGCTCGTGTTCTGTGATGACCAATGTCCAGGTGGCGGCTTATCAGGCGGTTGCCCCGGCAAAAGCGGTAGATGTGCAGGCCTGCGTGGAAGACGTGTCTGGCTATGCGGCTTCATTGTGCGAGTGGGTATGTGCCAATGCAGGAGGCGTGCTTGCTCCCATGGTGTACGCCACCGCAGAGCCAGAGGTTTTAAAACGTATTCAGGCGCAGTTTGGCCGAGAGAGCAGCAGTATTGTTGAGCAGCTATTTGCCGAGCTTGCCGCGGGGTTAAAACAGCGTGGCTTTACGCGCTTTATTGTCGCGGGCGGCGAAACCTCCAGCATTGTAGCTCAGACGCTTGAGGTAGAAGCCTTCCATATTGGCCCGGTGATTTCACCTGGCGTTCCGTGGGTTCGTGATACCCGCCAGGCGCTTTCACTGGCGCTTAAATCCGGTAATTTTGGCGACAAAGACTTTTTTGCCCGCGCACAACAGGAGTTTGCTGTATGA
- a CDS encoding NAD(P)-dependent oxidoreductase produces MSAHYNVCVIGLGSMGMGAARSCIKAGLNTWGVDINPQSCQALLEAGAKGAGSNPVVFAPELDAVVLLVVNAAQVNAILFGENALAPHLKPGTAVMVSSTISADDACKIAERLAQNDVLMLDAPVSGGAIKAAQGDMTVMASGADAVFDRLEPVLNAVAGKVYRIGSEIGKGSTVKIVHQLLAGVHIAVAAEAMALAARAGIPLDTMYDVVTHAAGNSWMFENRMQHVLDGDYSPKSAVDIFVKDLGLVSETARALKFPLPLASTALNMFTSASNAGFGREDDSAVIKTFSGITLPGAKGEEA; encoded by the coding sequence ATGTCTGCACACTACAATGTCTGCGTTATCGGTCTGGGGTCGATGGGAATGGGGGCTGCGCGCTCCTGCATTAAGGCCGGTTTGAATACCTGGGGCGTGGATATCAACCCTCAGTCATGCCAGGCGTTGCTTGAGGCGGGAGCAAAAGGTGCGGGGAGTAATCCGGTGGTATTTGCCCCTGAACTGGATGCCGTTGTATTGCTGGTGGTCAATGCCGCGCAGGTCAACGCCATCCTGTTTGGCGAGAATGCACTGGCACCGCACCTCAAGCCGGGTACCGCGGTGATGGTGTCTTCCACTATCTCTGCTGATGATGCTTGCAAAATTGCAGAGCGCCTGGCGCAAAACGACGTGCTGATGCTCGATGCGCCGGTCTCCGGTGGGGCCATTAAAGCTGCACAGGGCGATATGACCGTTATGGCGTCCGGTGCAGATGCGGTATTTGACCGACTGGAGCCAGTGCTCAACGCCGTTGCAGGTAAGGTCTACCGCATTGGCAGCGAGATTGGTAAAGGCTCAACGGTGAAAATTGTGCATCAGTTGCTTGCGGGTGTGCACATCGCCGTGGCCGCTGAGGCTATGGCGCTGGCCGCCAGAGCGGGCATCCCCCTTGATACCATGTACGACGTGGTCACCCACGCTGCCGGCAACTCCTGGATGTTTGAAAACCGTATGCAGCATGTGCTGGATGGTGACTATTCACCAAAATCTGCCGTGGACATCTTTGTGAAAGATCTGGGGCTGGTGAGTGAAACCGCCCGTGCGCTCAAATTCCCGCTGCCGCTCGCCAGCACGGCGCTCAACATGTTTACCTCGGCAAGCAATGCAGGCTTTGGGCGTGAAGATGACAGTGCGGTGATAAAGACGTTTTCAGGCATCACGCTGCCTGGCGCAAAAGGCGAGGAGGCATAA
- a CDS encoding DeoR/GlpR transcriptional regulator, protein MIPVERHQKILEVLAQRGVVSINELVETLGVSHMTIRRDIGKLEEQRLLVSVTGGVRSASRLATEPSHLIKSTLFSAEKEAIGKLAASRIAQGSCIYLDAGTTTLALARELLTRSDLQIVTNDFEITSLLIESGQCQVIHTGGAVCRENRSCVGESAARTLRHLAIDTAFISASSWDFRGIFTPDENKVPVKETVSRVSNQNILLCDSSKFNQVATFMALPISRFTSIITDRHLSDTAYAHITKHACEIFRAE, encoded by the coding sequence TTGATTCCGGTTGAACGCCATCAAAAAATCCTGGAAGTGCTGGCTCAGCGTGGCGTGGTCAGCATTAACGAACTGGTAGAGACGCTGGGTGTCTCGCACATGACCATTCGGCGCGATATCGGCAAACTTGAAGAACAGCGGCTGCTGGTGAGCGTCACCGGTGGCGTGCGCTCGGCAAGCCGCCTGGCAACAGAGCCCAGCCATTTAATCAAAAGCACGCTGTTCAGCGCAGAAAAAGAGGCTATCGGCAAGCTGGCAGCCAGCCGTATTGCCCAGGGCAGCTGTATTTACCTGGACGCCGGGACAACCACACTGGCACTGGCGCGCGAATTGCTCACGCGCAGTGATTTGCAGATTGTCACCAACGACTTTGAAATCACCAGCCTGTTGATTGAATCCGGCCAGTGCCAGGTTATCCACACCGGCGGTGCGGTGTGCCGCGAAAACCGCTCCTGCGTGGGCGAGTCAGCCGCCCGCACGCTGCGCCATCTGGCAATAGACACCGCGTTTATTTCTGCCAGCAGTTGGGACTTCAGGGGAATTTTCACGCCAGATGAAAACAAAGTGCCGGTTAAAGAAACAGTAAGCCGGGTGAGTAATCAAAATATTTTGCTGTGCGACAGTTCTAAATTTAATCAGGTTGCCACCTTTATGGCGCTGCCTATTTCGCGCTTTACCAGCATTATTACCGACCGGCACCTTTCCGATACCGCTTATGCGCATATCACCAAACATGCCTGTGAAATATTCAGGGCCGAATAA
- the cbl gene encoding HTH-type transcriptional regulator Cbl: MNFQQLKIIREAARCDFNLTEVAATLYTSQSGVSRHIRELEEELGVELFIRRGKRLLGMTEPGKALLTSAERILNEAGNVRRLAELFSDDASGVLTIATTHTQARYSLPAVIKTFREHYPGVRLELIQGTPAEIDALLQSGAADIGIASERLNNDPQLVAYPWLRWHHSLLLPQGHPLSHISPLTLEDIAAWPLVTYRQGVTGRSRIDEAFMRRGLTPDVVLSAQDSDVIRTYVELGLGIGLVAELAAGIEDDNLVQRDTHHLFGANTVWLGLRRGQLQRNYVWRFIGLCNPSLTADEIKRQALTGEPDYQI; the protein is encoded by the coding sequence GTGAACTTCCAGCAATTAAAAATTATCCGTGAGGCAGCGCGGTGCGATTTCAATCTGACCGAGGTGGCCGCAACACTGTATACCTCGCAGTCAGGCGTAAGTCGGCATATTCGTGAACTGGAAGAGGAGCTGGGCGTAGAGCTGTTTATTCGTCGCGGCAAGCGCTTACTGGGGATGACGGAACCTGGCAAGGCGCTGCTCACCAGCGCCGAACGCATTCTCAACGAGGCAGGGAATGTGCGTCGGCTGGCGGAGCTGTTTAGCGACGACGCTTCCGGCGTACTGACCATTGCAACCACACACACGCAGGCGCGCTACAGCTTGCCTGCGGTGATCAAAACCTTCCGTGAGCATTACCCTGGCGTGCGCCTGGAGCTTATCCAGGGGACGCCTGCGGAGATTGATGCATTACTGCAAAGCGGTGCGGCAGATATCGGGATTGCCAGCGAGCGGTTGAATAACGATCCGCAGCTGGTGGCCTATCCGTGGTTGCGCTGGCACCACAGCCTGCTGCTGCCTCAGGGCCACCCGTTGAGCCACATATCGCCGCTCACGCTTGAAGACATTGCCGCATGGCCGCTGGTGACTTACCGCCAGGGGGTGACCGGGCGTTCGCGTATTGATGAGGCGTTTATGCGCCGGGGGTTGACGCCAGATGTGGTGTTGAGCGCGCAGGACTCAGACGTGATTCGCACTTATGTGGAGCTTGGTCTGGGTATTGGCCTGGTGGCGGAGCTGGCGGCGGGGATTGAGGACGATAATCTGGTGCAGCGTGATACGCATCATCTGTTTGGCGCAAATACCGTCTGGCTTGGGCTACGCCGCGGCCAGCTTCAGCGCAACTACGTCTGGCGCTTTATAGGTCTGTGCAACCCATCACTTACCGCAGACGAAATCAAACGCCAGGCGCTGACCGGCGAGCCGGATTATCAGATTTAA
- the nac gene encoding nitrogen assimilation transcriptional regulator: MNLRRLKYFVKIVDIGSLTQAAEVLHIAQPALSQQVATLEGELNQLLLNRTRRGVTPTEAGKILYAHARTILRQCEQAQLAVNNIGQPLCGQVSIGLAPGTAACSVTMPLLQAVRAELPEVQVFLHENSGSVLNTKLLNGQLDMAVLYDRAPTAGIVSQTLLKEDLFLVGTRDCPGSSVDLATVAQMSLFLPRDYSAVRRRVDEALSLRRLSARVIGEIESVATMTAAIASGMGMTVLPESAARALSGTTNGWMARITSPTLNLPLSINLSARLSLSPQAQAVKDILLSLVSRPLLENRELMLVG, from the coding sequence ATGAATCTCAGACGTCTGAAGTACTTCGTGAAAATCGTTGATATCGGTAGCCTGACCCAGGCCGCCGAGGTTTTGCATATTGCACAACCGGCGCTGAGCCAACAGGTGGCAACCCTTGAAGGTGAACTTAATCAGTTGTTGCTTAACCGCACGCGGCGCGGCGTAACGCCCACCGAAGCCGGGAAAATACTCTATGCCCATGCCCGCACCATTCTGCGCCAGTGCGAGCAGGCACAGCTGGCGGTGAACAATATCGGTCAGCCCCTGTGCGGTCAGGTATCGATAGGGCTGGCACCGGGTACGGCAGCATGTTCGGTCACCATGCCGCTATTGCAGGCGGTACGGGCAGAACTGCCAGAGGTACAGGTGTTTTTACATGAAAACAGTGGCTCGGTGCTTAACACCAAACTGTTAAACGGGCAGCTGGATATGGCGGTGCTCTACGATCGTGCTCCCACGGCCGGTATTGTCAGCCAGACGTTGCTCAAAGAAGACCTGTTTCTGGTAGGCACCAGGGATTGTCCCGGCTCCAGCGTGGATTTAGCCACCGTGGCGCAGATGAGTCTTTTCCTGCCGCGTGACTACAGCGCAGTGCGCAGGCGTGTGGACGAGGCGCTGTCGCTGCGCAGATTGAGTGCCCGGGTTATCGGTGAAATCGAATCCGTCGCGACCATGACGGCGGCTATTGCCAGCGGCATGGGGATGACTGTGCTGCCGGAATCGGCCGCGCGTGCGTTGTCAGGCACCACCAACGGTTGGATGGCGCGCATCACGTCGCCAACGCTGAACCTGCCGCTGTCGATTAACTTGTCGGCGCGGCTGTCGCTGTCGCCACAGGCTCAGGCGGTAAAAGACATCCTGCTGTCGCTGGTAAGCCGTCCGCTGCTGGAAAACCGGGAGTTAATGCTGGTGGGGTAA